ACTTCGAGGAGTGCTCGCCCTGCCTCGAGAAGTACGGGCTCGAGCAGGCCGTGAAGAAGCTCGTCAAGCGCTGCTGCGGGCACGACGACGTGCCGGGCGACCTGCGGGACAAGGTCATGGGGCGGATCGAGCTGATCCGCTCCGGCCAGGCCGTCCCCGAGCAGGACGTCACGGCCTCGCCTGCCACGCCCCAGGAATCCTGACACTCCTGCGCTTTTCAACTACCCCCTCTCTGCACGGGTAGTCCCCTCGAACACGTCACTCGAACGTGCTAATCCGCGGGTTATCGGCCCGCGGACCCCCCTGCCGCCGCCCTAGGCTCCGGGCCTGACGGACGTGGCCAGGGGAGGGGCTCATGGAAGCGGTACCGGCACGGGCACGTGTCTACATCGCCTGTGTCGCCATGGCCGCGCTGCTCTGCCTGCTGCCGCTGCCGGGCATCCGCACGCCCTGGTGGGCGGTCGCGCTGCTCGCCGCGCTGTACGCCGGCTGCGAGCGCGTCGCCCGGTCCCGGTTCGTGGGGATCTTCCATCCGGCC
This is a stretch of genomic DNA from Streptomyces hawaiiensis. It encodes these proteins:
- the rsrA gene encoding mycothiol system anti-sigma-R factor, with the protein product MSCGEPHETDCSEILDHLYEFLDREMPDSDCVKFEHHFEECSPCLEKYGLEQAVKKLVKRCCGHDDVPGDLRDKVMGRIELIRSGQAVPEQDVTASPATPQES